In [Phormidium] sp. ETS-05, the genomic window TCGACAGAGTAGCCACCGGTTCCCCGTTGCCCTCATTCCATAATTTAACTTGTCCGTCTTCACTGGCACTGGCTACTAGGGTCCCATTTCCTACGGCTACTACCCCATATACCGGTTTCTGATGAGCCGCGATACTTTCCACCGGTGGTATCTCTGATGATGGTGTCGGTGTTGGTGTCGGTGTTGGTGTCGGTGTCGGTGTGGGTGTGGGTGTCGGTGTCGGTGTCGGTGTGGGTGTCGGCGTCGGTGTGGGTGTGGGTGTTGGTGTCGGTGTCGGTGTGGGTGTTGGTGTGGGTGTCGGTGTTGGTGTGGCTGTAGGTGCTGGTGTGGGTGTCGGTGTTGCTGTGGCTGTAGGTGTCGGCGTTGGTGTGGGTGTCGGTGTCGGCGTTGGTGTGGGAGTGTTAATGACAGAAACGATCGGCTTTTGCGGCTGTTCTGACTGGTAAATGTACCATCCGGCTCCCGCCAACAGGAGGATAACTCCGGTTACTAGGACTTTGGCATAACCGCCGGTATCTGTGACTGTAGTGGTGTTGCCTTTACCAGGCGGAATTGCTGGGACTGTGGCTACCTGAGACGGAGAGTTGGTATTTCCCGGCTGAGTGACTCCCAGGAGTTGTCCGCCTCGCTCTACTTGTGCCAGAAGCTGTAGCAGTTCCCCAGTGCTTTGGGGCCGCTTCCCTGGCAGCATCTCCATCATCCGATCGAGCAGGTCGGCTAATCCTGGAGAGACTTGGGGGGCACTGTCTCGCCACAGTAGTTTACCGGTTTGGGGGTCTTCGGCAAAATCATGGGGTGGTTTCCCTGTGAGCAGATGGACGAAGGTGCGACCCAGGGCAAAAAAATCTGATTGGGGTAAGGCTTTGCCGATCGCCTGTTCGGGAGCCGTATAACCAGCGGAAATAATCCCAGTAACAGCCATTCCTCCTTGGACTTTGGCCACATAAGTGTTACTGACTTCTCTGGCGGCGCCAAAATCAATCAAAGCCAATTGGCCATCAGGCTTTAACATGATATTCGATGGCTTGATATCCCGGTGAAAAAGTTTTTTGATGCACTTGGTGCAAAATTGCCGCCAGTTCTCGCAACCAAACCGCCGCCAAGTGGGCTTCTAACGGTTGGTTTCCCCGGCGGCGCAACCATTCCCCCAAATCTTCTCCCGCCACATATTCCATCACCAGGCAATGTATGGGTTGCTGGCTGTTTCTGGGGAGAAAAGTAAAGTAACCGTCAGCTTTGGGAATACCGGGATGATTCAATTCCTGCAATACTTTGGCTTCTTGCTGAAATAACGAGATAGCTTTGGGGTTATCCAGCAACAGCATTTTCAGGACTTTAGCCTTGTTCCCCTCGCACTTCTAGGGTTTTGCCAAAACCGCCTTTTCCCATTTCCCGCACGGCTCGATACCGCCCAAATAGCAATAATTCACTGCCGCAACTTTGGCAATATTGCACTGTATCGGAATTTTGAGGGCTGGGACATTGGGGATTGATGCAGATGCTCATAGGGTCATTAGTCCTTTGTCACTGGTCATTTGTCCTTTGTCCTTTGTCCTTTGTCACTGGTCATTTTTCACTTACAGCACTTTGTCAAACGCTAAAGCCCTCACCAGAGGCCCCTCTACCTTTCTGGGAGAGGGGTTTGGGGTGAGGGCTGTCTTCGGCGATAGACGGGCAAACTGCTGTATCAAATGACAAAGGACTAATGACAAAGGACTAATGACAAATGACCAATTTATGCTTTATCCTTCATCAGGGGGATACAATCTCACGGCTCCGGTTCCGGAAATGTCCGGGGAAAGGGCGATTTGAACACGAGTGCCAATGGGGAGAGGAGGGCCGTTTTGGCTGCGAGCGTGGATTTCTTGCCCAGAGGGGGTGATGAGACAGTAGCGGTGTTCCCTGCCTAAAAATTGCCGATCGCCAATGACGATCGCGGCTCCCTCATCAGGAATGACGCACAAATCCTCTTCCCGAATCATCACTTCCCCCCAGGGAGACGGGGGGACTTTTAGCCCCTCACCCCCAACCCCTCTCCCACCAGGGGAGAGAGGAGAAACTGAATGGGGGGACGGGGATAATACCGCATCGCCATGAAAACATCCTACTTCAGTTTCCCAAACTTCGCCTAGGCGTTTGGCGGGGAGGAAATTGGCTCTGGTGACGAATCCGGCGACGAACCGAGATGCTGGCTCGCTGTAGATTTCTTCGGGGGTGCCTAGTTGCTCGATTTTACCTTGGCGCATGACGCCGATGCGATCGGAAATTGCCAGCGCCTCTTCTTGGTCGTGAGTGACAAAAATTGCCGTTGTCCCCGTATTTTTCAGGATTTTGCGGATTTCTTCGCGCAGATACAACCGCACTTGTAAATCCAAATTACTCAAAGGTTCGTCTAACAGCACTAAAGTGGGAGCCGGAGCCAGTGCCCGGCCAAAGCCACCCGCTGTCTTTGACCGCCAGAAAGTTCGTGGGGATAGCGGTTTTCCATCCCTTTTAATCCCACCAAAGATAACATTTCTTCTATTCTTTGTTTGGCTTCTTTTTTGCTGACGCGCTGCAAGCCAAATCCCACATTATCTGCTACTTTCAAATGGGGAAATAGGGCGTATTCTTGAAATACCATGCCTAAGCGTCGCCGTTCTGGTGGCACCCATTCCCCGGCACTGGCGACGGTGGTTCCCGCCAGCTCGATCGTCCCCCCATCGGGCCGCTCAAACCCAGCAATTAACCGCAACAGCGTCGTTTTGCCGCACCCCGATGGCCCTAGTAATGCCATAATTTCCCCTGGTTCTAAGGTCAGGGACACCCCCGCCACTGCGGCTCCTTTTGCGTTAGCATATTGTTTGGTGATATTGGCTAAGCGCAGAATTGAATTTTCTTTGGTCATTTGATAATTGATAATTGATAATTGATAATTGACAATTGATAATTGTCCTTTGTCATTTGTCATTTGTCCTTTGTCATTTGTCATTTGTCATTTGTCCTTTGTCATTTGTCATTTGTCCTTTGTCATTTGTTGGCTCATACAAATAGAAAATTACTGTTTATATTCATACAAGTGACAAGGAACAAGGGACAAGGGACAAGGGACAAGGGACAAGTGACAAGTGACAAGGGACAAATGACAAGGGACAAATGACAATTGCCTACTATACCTGTTGGCAGATTTGTGCTTGAAAATGCTCATCTATCATTTGGGGAATTTCTGATGGTTCAATGTGACTGTAGCGGGTTTTATCGGGCATAATAATGATATTGGGACCGGCTTTGCAGCGCTTCATACAGCCGGTGGTTTTGATGGTGACTTGGTTTTCTAAGCCTCGATCGCGCAAATGCTGCTCCAACGCCTGACAAACCACGGCTCCTCCCCGTTTCCGACAATCGGATTTTTCACAGACTAATATCGTGGCTGGGCTACCCGCCGGAGCCGCACAACTTACAGGGTAGTTCGCCGCCGCCACGGAGGGGCGATCGGTTTGTGGTGGCTGCCATCCTCCGTCCCCTCCCCGCTCTACTGTTTCCGCTTTCAGTTTCAGCTTTCCCGTTTTCAAACAAAAGCTGCTTTCCCCAGTGACTGTAATTACATCTCCCGGTTGCAACTGTTCTCCCAAGCTGGTTTGCAGGGGTTTCGCCAGTTTAAACCAGTATTCCCCGATCGCTGTTTCCAGGCGCAGCTTTTTGATTTTATCCCCATCTTTGTAGATATAGCCGAGAAACCGCCCCTCAACTTGGAATGGAGCCACTGATTTTCTGGGTTTTGAATTGTTCATTTTGCTGTTATCTGGTAGTTGTTAACTACTATTTAGTATTTATTATTCGTCAAGGGACAAAGGGCAAAGGACGAATGACACGCTGCAGTGATGGTGATGCTTCTCTGCCAAAAACAGGTGCCACATTGGACCCCTACAGCATCCATCTCCTCCGCTTCTAGCTCTAGGGACTTCATCGGCTGCTAAATAAGATTAAT contains:
- a CDS encoding WD40 repeat domain-containing serine/threonine-protein kinase, which codes for MLKPDGQLALIDFGAAREVSNTYVAKVQGGMAVTGIISAGYTAPEQAIGKALPQSDFFALGRTFVHLLTGKPPHDFAEDPQTGKLLWRDSAPQVSPGLADLLDRMMEMLPGKRPQSTGELLQLLAQVERGGQLLGVTQPGNTNSPSQVATVPAIPPGKGNTTTVTDTGGYAKVLVTGVILLLAGAGWYIYQSEQPQKPIVSVINTPTPTPTPTPTPTPTPTATATPTPTPAPTATPTPTPTPTPTPTPTPTPTPTPTPTPTPTPTPTPTPTPTPTPTPTPTPTPSSEIPPVESIAAHQKPVYGVVAVGNGTLVASASEDGQVKLWNEGNGEPVATLSKHQSFVWSVAVSPDGRTIATGSADTQIMLWDATTGQWQKTLSAHTDQVHAVAFSPDGTKLVSGSGGVGKDFTAKIWDVNSGQVLQTFNHKERVLAVAFSPDGRTVATGTEDKIVKIWDANSGKEVQTLGENSTYIPAVSFSPDGKMLAAANASRIKIWDPETGTLQEQLKGHKGPVNAIAFSPKDGILASASNDGTVKLWDPRGGKELATLKGDGSQLLSVAFSADGRTVIGGGEDGMVQLWQVP
- a CDS encoding protein kinase, with amino-acid sequence MLLLDNPKAISLFQQEAKVLQELNHPGIPKADGYFTFLPRNSQQPIHCLVMEYVAGEDLGEWLRRRGNQPLEAHLAAVWLRELAAILHQVHQKTFSPGYQAIEYHVKA
- a CDS encoding 4-Cys prefix domain-containing protein yields the protein MSICINPQCPSPQNSDTVQYCQSCGSELLLFGRYRAVREMGKGGFGKTLEVRGEQG
- a CDS encoding (2Fe-2S) ferredoxin domain-containing protein; protein product: MNNSKPRKSVAPFQVEGRFLGYIYKDGDKIKKLRLETAIGEYWFKLAKPLQTSLGEQLQPGDVITVTGESSFCLKTGKLKLKAETVERGGDGGWQPPQTDRPSVAAANYPVSCAAPAGSPATILVCEKSDCRKRGGAVVCQALEQHLRDRGLENQVTIKTTGCMKRCKAGPNIIIMPDKTRYSHIEPSEIPQMIDEHFQAQICQQV